The DNA window GTAGTTTTGCCAGAACCGTTGGGGCCAATTAATCCCAGGATTTCCCCGGGCCGGAGAGCAAAAGAAAAATTGCGAACCGCTTCCAGGGCGCCAAAACGCTTGGTCACCCTGCGGCATTCTAAAAAAGCCATGGCGATTTCCCTCTTTTTTTAACAAGGGTCCCAATAATTCCCTGGGGCATCAGAAGGATTACAATCACGATAACCAGCCCTACGAAAATTAAATAATCATAGACAAATTTGGCGCCCAAAAATTCTGATATCAGAGTAAGAAAACTCGCTCCAATGACCGGGCCAAGGATCGTTCCCATCCCTCCCAAGAGGGTCATGATGACCATCTGGATGGTGCGCATCACATTGAAAACATCGTCGGGAATGATATAGGTCAACCAGTAAGCTTCTACCCCTCCGATACATCCGATAAGACTCGAACTCAGGATATAGGCCCGTACCTTAATCTGGAGGGTGGGGACACCCGTCAACTCCGCGGCCTGTTCGGCATCTCGTATGGCTCGGAGGCCATAACCCAATTTACTTTTTTGGATCACGGCGGTCAGGGACGCCACCAACCCCATGAAAAAAAGCATGACATAATAGAAAAAAATTCCCGGGGGGGGAGATGGAAGAGTCAAACCGTGAGCCCCCCCAAAAAAATCTATACCCAGCACTCGATCACTCTCGAGCACAACCTGTTTCAGCGCTTCCGCAGCTGCAAAGGTGGCAATGGCAAAATAGGCTCCCTGAAGCCTCAGGGTTGAAAGACCGATGGCCAGGGATAAAGCCGCGCATACCCATCCGGCTATAAAAACACTGAGCAAAAATGGAAACCCGCCTTTAATCATGAAAAGGGCGGTGCAGTAGGAACCAACGCCGAAATAAGCCACCGGGCCGAAGTCGATGTATCCAGTGGATCCTGACATCAGATTCCAGCAGCCCGCCAGCGCAACCCACATAAATAGGAGACTGAGAAGGCGCAGCCGGTATCCCTCAATTCCCAACAAGGGAAGGAGTAACAGGATAGCCCCTAAAATTAGAAGAGGGAGCAAAATACCGTTCAATCCTGCACGCCTCATAAGCATTACGATCCTTTACTCCACAATTCCTTTTCCGAGGATGCCTTGCGGCCGGGCAATGAGCATAATGAGCAGCAGAAAAAAAGTAATTGCCACCGATATCCCTGCGGTTAGGTAGGTTGTCGCCAGGGATTCCACGAGCCCTAAAATGATCCCTCCCCACAGGGTTCCAGGAACGTAACCCATTCCTCCCAGAACTACGACACAAAACGCCGTGATGGTGAAGGGAAGCCCCATCTGGGGATGAATGACAAAGGTGAAAGAAATCAGAGAACCGGCCAAGCCGGTTATAGCCGCGGCCAACGCAAAGGTGAGGGTGTAAATTTTAAATATTTTTACCCCCATGAGCTGGGCTATTTCCCGATCTTGCGCCGTGGCCCGGATAGCCCGCCCAGTTTCTGTACGATAAAGGAGGAAATAGAGGCCGAGAATAACCACCATGGCCATAATAAAGGTGGCTAAGCGAGAGTAAGGTATAACCAGCCCTGCGAAGTTCATGGTGAGGCCCGAATAAGGAGTTTGCACGGTACGGAAGTCGGCGGTCCAGGCCCTCAAGGCCAGATTAGAAAGCACCAGATGGAGCCCGAAGGTCAGGAGATAGGACATGATCGGAGGTGAACCTACCAGGCGATTGATGGTCAGTCGCTGTAAAAAAAAACCGAGGAAAAAAAGGATCAAAAGGGTAAAGGGAAGCGTGAGAAAGGGGTCCATTCCTGTCAGGATAAAAAGCCAGTAGGTAATAAACGCCCCTAACATTACGAAGTCACCATGACTGAGGTTCACTACGCCCATGACTCCGAAAGCGAGGGAGAAGCCTGCGGAGCAGGCCGCGTAAATTCCTCCTAAAAGAAGCCCATTAACCAGCGATTGCCAAAAAAGAATCATGGAAAAATTACCGGCGGGGTTCCCTTATCTTTTTTTCCATGGCTTCATAGGATAGACGGGCTTTCCTTCAGCCGTATCCGGCGGGAAAACGTTAACGAGTTTTCCCCCTTGAACCTGGACCACCACTGGAGGATGAATTTCATTAGCTCCGTCTGGGCCAAAACGGATTGGACCATAGAAATTGTCAAAACGCTTCGAATAAAAAAACTTCATAATTTTTTCCCGGTCGGCGTCTTGCAGCGGGGGGGTGAATCCGAGTTCCTGCAAGGCCTGTTGCTGCACCAGAGCGCCAGCTACGCTGGCCGCCTCCACGAAATCAGGAGACCGCCCGAACCGTTTTATGTATTTGTGGTAAAAATCCTTTGCTGTGCCGAACACGTTATCCCGGTAAGGGAGATTAGGCGTCCATTCCGAGGCGGCAAAAACATATTCTCCATCCTTGGCCAAAGAATTGAGGAAATCGGGAACCGTGGGGCCATAACTGAAAAAAACCCCTTGGGGCGTAAAATCAACTTCTTTTAACCCTTTCATCACGCGGATGGCGACCAGGGAATGGGAGCCCACTAAAAGCACATCGGGTTTCTTCCCCTTTACTTTATTCAGCAGGGAATTGTAGTCGGTCAAAGCCATGGGGAAGAGCTCAAAATGGATAACTTTAATTCCGAATTTAGGGGCGTAAGCTTTGAAGCCGTCCGCAGCATCGGCGCTGAAAGGAATATTGGCCCCGATGATGGCCGCCGTCGCAGGTCGGGGAGTCAAGGTTGGCAGGATTTCTATGCATCCCCGAACTTCTTCGGGGGCTTTGCCCAAAAGCGAAAAATAATATTGGGACCCTCGATCAAAAAGCTTCAGCG is part of the Deltaproteobacteria bacterium genome and encodes:
- a CDS encoding amino acid ABC transporter substrate-binding protein, which encodes MRKQEKNLQIITAGLLFLACLFLVSPREIAGAERPYRIGFTVPLTGAFGKDGSLVKDAYIFWQETVNAQGGIAVKKKRYPVELIYYDDKSEPQSSAKLVEKLITEDKVDLILGGFGSSQVIAASAVSEKFRYPMTCGAASTLKLFDRGSQYYFSLLGKAPEEVRGCIEILPTLTPRPATAAIIGANIPFSADAADGFKAYAPKFGIKVIHFELFPMALTDYNSLLNKVKGKKPDVLLVGSHSLVAIRVMKGLKEVDFTPQGVFFSYGPTVPDFLNSLAKDGEYVFAASEWTPNLPYRDNVFGTAKDFYHKYIKRFGRSPDFVEAASVAGALVQQQALQELGFTPPLQDADREKIMKFFYSKRFDNFYGPIRFGPDGANEIHPPVVVQVQGGKLVNVFPPDTAEGKPVYPMKPWKKR
- a CDS encoding branched-chain amino acid ABC transporter permease, whose amino-acid sequence is MILFWQSLVNGLLLGGIYAACSAGFSLAFGVMGVVNLSHGDFVMLGAFITYWLFILTGMDPFLTLPFTLLILFFLGFFLQRLTINRLVGSPPIMSYLLTFGLHLVLSNLALRAWTADFRTVQTPYSGLTMNFAGLVIPYSRLATFIMAMVVILGLYFLLYRTETGRAIRATAQDREIAQLMGVKIFKIYTLTFALAAAITGLAGSLISFTFVIHPQMGLPFTITAFCVVVLGGMGYVPGTLWGGIILGLVESLATTYLTAGISVAITFFLLLIMLIARPQGILGKGIVE
- a CDS encoding ATP-binding cassette domain-containing protein, whose translation is MAFLECRRVTKRFGALEAVRNFSFALRPGEILGLIGPNGSGKTT
- a CDS encoding branched-chain amino acid ABC transporter permease, coding for MNGILLPLLILGAILLLLPLLGIEGYRLRLLSLLFMWVALAGCWNLMSGSTGYIDFGPVAYFGVGSYCTALFMIKGGFPFLLSVFIAGWVCAALSLAIGLSTLRLQGAYFAIATFAAAEALKQVVLESDRVLGIDFFGGAHGLTLPSPPPGIFFYYVMLFFMGLVASLTAVIQKSKLGYGLRAIRDAEQAAELTGVPTLQIKVRAYILSSSLIGCIGGVEAYWLTYIIPDDVFNVMRTIQMVIMTLLGGMGTILGPVIGASFLTLISEFLGAKFVYDYLIFVGLVIVIVILLMPQGIIGTLVKKRGKSPWLF